One window of Trifolium pratense cultivar HEN17-A07 linkage group LG5, ARS_RC_1.1, whole genome shotgun sequence genomic DNA carries:
- the LOC123885068 gene encoding ubiquitin carboxyl-terminal hydrolase 3-like, which translates to MAPKRWLPLEANPDVMNQFLSGLGLAEDQAECHDVYGLDDELLEMVPKPVLAVLFLYPLTTKSEEERLRQNNEKREYNNKVYFMKQTVGNACGTIGLLHALGNITSEIKFVKESFFDKFFKTTANMDPMQRALFLENDSEMEVAHSVAATAGDTEATDDVNTHFICFACVDGELYELDGRKSAPISHGPSSPSALLKDSAKAIQSMIEKNPDSLNFNVIAISKKSSDGY; encoded by the exons ATGGCTCCGAAAAGATGGCTTCCTCTTGAAGCTAACCCTGATGTCATGAACCAG TTCCTTTCGGGTCTTGGTCTTGCTGAGGATCAAGCAGAGTGTCATGATGTCTATGGATTAGATGATGAGCTTTTGGAAATGGTTCCAAAACCAGTTCTTGCTGTGCTTTTTCTTTATCCCCTTACCACCAAG TCTGAAGAAGAGAGATTGCGACAGAATAATGAAAAAAGG GAATATAACAACAAAGTGTATTTTATGAAGCAAACTGTGGGGAATGCTTGTGGTACAATAGGGCTTCTTCATGCTCTTGGTAACATAACTTCTGAAATCAAATTCG TTAAGGAGTCATTCTTTGATAAGTTCTTCAAAACAACTGCAAATATGGACCCAATGCAG CGTGCTTTATTTCTCGAGAATGACAGCGAGATGGAAGTTGCTCATTCTGTGGCAGCCACTGCTGGTGATACAGAG GCAACAGATGATGTCAATACTCATTTCATCTGCTTTGCTTGTGTAGATG GGGAACTTTATGAGCTTGATGGAAGAAAGTCGGCACCAATATCTCACGGTCCATCCTCACCAAGTGCATTGTTGAAG gATTCTGCTAAAGCTATCCAGAGCATGATTGAGAAGAATCCAGATTCCCTCAACTTCAATGTCATTGCAATATCAAAGAAATCTAGTGATGGATATTAA